In Ciconia boyciana chromosome 12, ASM3463844v1, whole genome shotgun sequence, a genomic segment contains:
- the NEXMIF gene encoding neurite extension and migration factor isoform X1, whose translation MDDQQEQDCASEDQETILINGVKENESHALDGDERPCTAAEAAVTFSALTTAQKENHACHRALPPLTSKKPCLLSPPSPLRLTDVPEHASDDSSAHAISLTSCVTKGMSSWSLPGDCEKAPFTMMEPGGMSALTGDCLMQPSRTCLGCFIESKDGIDAEPGISLKVGDINRDYDTCSVSDIGIHCMSTGETMRYGDQLLSDQLLSFPMHKSRAADKRDAEKSDSDSEDPTQKNYYEGLLLDKCNGEEPLLTNPNQEWGYFESFISESKIELLDLCSKNELSVNLFSEEDVDNYMFDDDDSTLGSDVCSLKIRYESFQDNVREKTTTLQEDAQFNFFPSVFGNCTKRDSRSTLKRGPSGATDPSQFKSEEGIIWGEEEEDGEEEDGEEEEKAALNKSCNSTEMVQYVGSKRSHFLDSVNSTEDSGEFSDDSTCTESSYDVLRDIKDCSRYLSRDHSGSFIQQNYGLRAKRKVRYSDDYLYDVDSIENEKILDKKEWLPDGPKEEDDDEWCPKKRRKVSRKEPPVIIKYIIINRFKGEKHMLVKLSKVDANETTVTLNEELLSKYEKLAPLKGFWQERQQSRLDLLRSSLYHKQNFYLNGSDASFLPHPRKRKCKLANRHRIQRIKAIEQSVNKLGSCSSDHKQPCSSKEDAGLKGLPALAIATPSCANGLHVNDITGIAAVKCKSQEREHKGTERKVLRRIKFKSEARLKCKKIKAATSTAEGSPALENQDSAARLKDENVPCASDSSHLPECHEDKVAKNSPFLPSTSSSDKPLPSANITTNVPLIPGGYLQTLLDASDLSSNTGISYFAQHPSEQQQHPLPSIVPAEKPFPALQPAQSCVLSPPSESELQQSPGHLEMEQSSFGSMWPASKAAGSNRQDFPGDMREAAGLPSEFGGGGGSATGADGLPASGYTQVNLNSSKLLYQKNYMPDSQQVQSDDSYQSCHFNNGEGRFHFQRGTLSTDDGRLISFDSVGSLSVSSSNYSSLSLKSCEKDGEDDINDDFLAHCSPKLVIQQSIDEITPLKESTDLLDISNFTPDKFRQSSLSEMSPPDTPNLSPQIAGSDTKPLGTLKGFQESPQAALNSSEKVKWNCGVLQSEDQADNGFALNNHQFQFHMFNDEDSVSLLEKSPCLSTFNEPSGQISTNSKVSKSKRKSSSSKNVGTNQSSSQKATRKKSPKTNKGADKPQGKNSRQAPKSARKGKNAAGVNGEKAPAVGGRAVNQLSNTATATKGLAESAQHCSPAGVKLGKHNGLSGEWALGKEGGAGWSETSLGNATSLLDDDQREFEEPSNILSNIASGMADVQRFMMASIEPLWGPVGHNSVPDIFRSPESNSLKLKTLKILAGTSQESKKKANGGLPGAAKNHKSNNKGSSKNGKAATGDPGRPNCSTGYTTDIHAPFFDKNYSNLSTLGNNGPTHKKLYRHKSSSKSLRDENCKIKRTDREQPHKDPPVTAAFEKLRESDSILLKAETTFLGFPVFEEETPFSRKTVDVGFLFFFFFFGWGFFPVGSFSKSALWYVEM comes from the exons ATGGATGACCAACAAGAGCAGGATTGTGCCTCAGAAGACCAAGAAACTATCCTGATTAATGGGGTGAAAGAAAATG aatCGCACGCCCTGGACGGCGATGAGAGGCCTTGCACCGCCGCCGAGGCCGCGGTCACGTTCTCAGCCTTGACGACAGCTCAGAAGGAAAACCACGCGTGCCACCGGGCGCTGCCTCCCCTGACTTCAAAGAAGCCCTGCTTGCTGAGCCCCCCGTCGCCGCTGAGGCTCACGGATGTACCCGAGCACGCCTCGGATGACTCCTCCGCCCACGCCATCTCCCTCACGTCCTGCGTGACGAAGGGCATGAGCTCCTGGTCGCTGCCGGGTGACTGCGAGAAGGCTCCTTTCACCATGATGGAGCCCGGAGGCATGTCGGCACTGACGGGCGACTGCTTGATGCAGCCGAGCCGGACCTGTCTGGGCTGCTTTATTGAATCAAAGGACGGCATTGATGCAGAGCCGGGAATAAGCTTGAAAGTGGGGGATATAAATAGGGATTATGACACCTGTTCAGTCTCTGATATAGGGATTCACTGCATGAGCACAGGAGAAACCATGAGATACGGGGATCAACTGCTTTCAGACCAGCTTTTAAGCTTCCCTATGCATAAATCGAGGGCAGCGGACaaaagagatgcagaaaaatCTGACAGTGATTCAGAGGACCCCACTCAGAAAAATTATTACGAGGGATTACTATTAGACAAATGCAATGGTGAGGAACCTTTACTAACAAATCCCAACCAGGAATGGGGCTATTTTGAATCTTTCATTAGTGAAAGTAAAATTGAGCTGCTTGACCTCTGCTCCAAAAATGAGCTTTCTGTAAATCTGTTTTCCGAGGAAGACGTGGATAATTACATGTTTGATGACGACGATTCCACCTTGGGAAGCGATGTCTGCTCCCTAAAGATTAGATACGAATCTTTCCAGGACAACGTGCGGGAGAAGACCACCACCCTACAAGAGGACGCCCAGTTCAACTTCTTCCCCAGCGTGTTCGGCAACTGCACCAAAAGGGACAGCAGGAGCACCCTGAAAAGGGGGCCCAGCGGTGCCACCGACCCTTCTCAATTCAAATCTGAGGAAGGCATCatctggggggaggaggaagaggatggcgAGGAAGAGGacggcgaggaggaggagaaagctgCCTTAAATAAATCTTGCAACAGCACGGAGATGGTGCAGTACGTGGGCTCCAAGAGGAGCCACTTCTTGGACTCGGTGAATTCCACGGAGGACTCCGGGGAGTTCAGCGATGACAGCACTTGCACAGAGTCCTCCTACGACGTGCTGCGGGATATCAAGGACTGCAGCCGGTACCTGTCCCGGGACCACTCTGGCTCTTTCATTCAGCAGAACTACGGGTTGCGGGCGAAGAGGAAAGTGCGATACAGCGACGACTACCTGTACGATGTGGACTCCATCGAGAACGAGAAGATCCTGGACAAGAAGGAGTGGCTCCCGGATGGGCCCAAGGAGGAGGACGATGACGAGTGGTGCCCCAAGAAACGGCGAAAAGTCTCTCGCAAGGAGCCCCCCGTTATCATCAAGTACATCATCATTAACAGGTTTAAAGGGGAGAAACATATGCTGGTGAAGCTCAGCAAAGTGGATGCCAACGAGACAACTGTTACCCTAAACGAGGAGCTGCTCAGCAAATACGAGAAGCTGGCCCCACTGAAGGGCTTCTGGCaagagaggcagcagagccGGCTGGATTTGCTCAGATCGTCTCTCTACCACAAGCAGAATTTCTATCTTAACGGCTCAGATGCTTCATTCCTCCCTCACCCACGGAAGCGAAAATGCAAGCTAGCAAACAGGCACCGGATTCAAAGAATTAAAGCCATCGAGCAATCAGTGAACAAGCTGGGCTCTTGCTCCTCTGATCACAAGCAGCCTTGCAGCAGTAAAGAGGACGCGGGCCTGAAAGGGCTGCCGGCGTTAGCCATCGCCACCCCCAGCTGTGCCAACGGATTACACGTAAACGACATCACGGGCATCGCCGCCGTGAAATGCAAATCGCAGGAACGGGAGCACAAGGGGACGGAGAGGAAAGTGCTCCGCAGAATCAAATTCAAAAGTGAAGCCAGGTTGAAGTGCAAGAAGATCAAAGCTGCTACCAGTACAGCGGAGGGCTCCCCGGCGCTGGAAAACCAGGACTCTGCAGCGCGTCTGAAGGACGAAAACGTTCCTTGTGCTTCAGACAGCTCCCATCTCCCGGAGTGCCACGAGGATAAGGTTGCTAAAAATTCTCCTTTCCTACCATCCACCTCCTCTTCAGACAAGCCTCTGCCATCTGCTAATATCACCACCAATGTACCCCTGATCCCTGGAGGGTATCTGCAGACGTTGTTAGATGCTTCTGATTTGTCGAGCAACACCGGTATCTCATACTTCGCCCAGCATCCCtccgagcagcagcagcacccgctCCCCAGCATCGTCCCGGCAGAAAAGCCCTTCCCGGCTCTGCAGCCGGCACAGAGCTGCGTGCTCTCCCCGCCCTCCGAGTCGGAGCTGCAGCAGTCGCCCGGCCACTTGGAgatggagcagagcagcttcGGTAGCATGTGGCCGGCCAGCAAGGCTGCCGGCAGCAACCGCCAGGACTTCCCCGGCGACATGCGGGAGGCGGCCGGGCTGCCGAGCGAGtttggcggcggcggcggcagtGCCACGGGTGCAGACGGCCTCCCCGCCTCTGGATACACTCAAGTCAATCTGAATAGCAGCAAATTGCTAtaccaaaaaaattacatgcCAGATAGCCAACAAGTGCAGTCTGATGATTCTTATCAGTCATGTCATTTTAATAATGGAGAGGGGCGCTTTCATTTCCAACGAGGTACACTAAGTACAGATGATGGCAGGCTCATTAGTTTTGATTCAGTGGGTTCATTGTCAGTTAGTTCTAGCAATTACAGTTCTTTAAGTTTAAAGTCTTGTGAAAAGGACGGCGAGGATGATATTAATGACGATTTCTTGGCCCACTGCAGTCCCAAGCTAGTGATCCAGCAGAGCATAGATGAAATCACCCCTTTGAAGGAGTCCACGGACCTTTTAGACATTTCCAACTTCACGCCTGATAAGTTCCGCCAGTCGTCGCTTTCGGAGATGTCCCCTCCGGACACTCCCAACCTGTCCCCGCAGATAGCTGGCTCCGACACCAAGCCCCTGGGCACCCTGAAGGGCTTTCAGGAGAGCCCCCAGGCCGCCCTCAACAGCTCTGAGAAGGTCAAGTGGAACTGCGGGGTCCTGCAGAGCGAGGATCAGGCAGATAATGGGTTTGCTTTAAATAATCACCAGTTCCAGTTCCATATGTTCAACGATGAAGATTCTGTCAGCCTTCTCGAAAAGAGTCCATGCTTGTCAACATTTAATGAGCCATCTGGTCAAATTAGCACCAATAGCAAAGTGTCAAAATCGAAGAGGAAAAGTTCATCCAGCAAGAATGTGGGTACAAACCAAAGCTCTTCCCAGAAAGCCACCCGGAAAAAATcacccaaaaccaacaaaggAGCCGATAAGCCGCAAGGGAAGAACTCCAGGCAGGCGCCCAAATCtgccaggaaagggaaaaacgCGGCGGGAGTCAACGGCGAGAAGGCTCCGGCCGTTGGCGGCAGGGCGGTCAACCAGCTGAGCAACACGGCCACCGCCACCAAGGGCCTCGCCGAGAGCGCTCAGCATTGCAGCCCCGCCGGGGTGAAGCTGGGCAAGCACAACGGGCTCTCCGGAGAGTGGGCGCTGGGAAAAGAGGGGGGCGCGGGCTGGTCGGAAACCAGCCTGGGCAACGCCACCAGCCTCTTGGATGACGATCAGAGGGAGTTTGAGGAACCTTCCAACATCCTGTCCAACATCGCGTCAGGAATGGCGGACGTCCAGAGGTTTATGATGGCCTCCATCGAGCCCTTGTGGGGGCCTGTTGGCCACAACAGCGTTCCAGACATCTTCCGGTCACCAGAGTCCAACAGCCTGAAACTGAAAACTCTTAAAATTTTGGCAGGGACGTCCCAAGAGTCGAAGAAGAAGGCGAACGGCGGCTTGCCGGGGGCGGCGAAGAACCACAAGTCGAACAACAAGGGCTCAAGCAAAAACGGCAAAGCCGCAACCGGCGACCCCGGTCGCCCCAACTGCTCAACCGGGTACACCACGGACATTCACGCTCCCTTTTTTGATAAAAACTATAGTAACCTGAGCACTTTAGGCAATAACGGACCTACCCATAAAAAACTCTACCGTCATAAATCCAGTTCGAAATCGCTGAGGGATGagaactgtaaaataaagcGAACGGACCGCGAACAGCCCCACAAGGACCCCCCCGTGACAGCTGCTTTTGAGAAACTGAG ggaaTCAGACTCCATTCTTCTTAAagcagaaacaacatttttggGTTTTCCTGTATTTGAAGAAGAGACTCCCTTTTCTAGAAAGACGGTTGAtg
- the NEXMIF gene encoding neurite extension and migration factor isoform X3: MDDQQEQDCASEDQETILINGVKENESHALDGDERPCTAAEAAVTFSALTTAQKENHACHRALPPLTSKKPCLLSPPSPLRLTDVPEHASDDSSAHAISLTSCVTKGMSSWSLPGDCEKAPFTMMEPGGMSALTGDCLMQPSRTCLGCFIESKDGIDAEPGISLKVGDINRDYDTCSVSDIGIHCMSTGETMRYGDQLLSDQLLSFPMHKSRAADKRDAEKSDSDSEDPTQKNYYEGLLLDKCNDVDNYMFDDDDSTLGSDVCSLKIRYESFQDNVREKTTTLQEDAQFNFFPSVFGNCTKRDSRSTLKRGPSGATDPSQFKSEEGIIWGEEEEDGEEEDGEEEEKAALNKSCNSTEMVQYVGSKRSHFLDSVNSTEDSGEFSDDSTCTESSYDVLRDIKDCSRYLSRDHSGSFIQQNYGLRAKRKVRYSDDYLYDVDSIENEKILDKKEWLPDGPKEEDDDEWCPKKRRKVSRKEPPVIIKYIIINRFKGEKHMLVKLSKVDANETTVTLNEELLSKYEKLAPLKGFWQERQQSRLDLLRSSLYHKQNFYLNGSDASFLPHPRKRKCKLANRHRIQRIKAIEQSVNKLGSCSSDHKQPCSSKEDAGLKGLPALAIATPSCANGLHVNDITGIAAVKCKSQEREHKGTERKVLRRIKFKSEARLKCKKIKAATSTAEGSPALENQDSAARLKDENVPCASDSSHLPECHEDKVAKNSPFLPSTSSSDKPLPSANITTNVPLIPGGYLQTLLDASDLSSNTGISYFAQHPSEQQQHPLPSIVPAEKPFPALQPAQSCVLSPPSESELQQSPGHLEMEQSSFGSMWPASKAAGSNRQDFPGDMREAAGLPSEFGGGGGSATGADGLPASGYTQVNLNSSKLLYQKNYMPDSQQVQSDDSYQSCHFNNGEGRFHFQRGTLSTDDGRLISFDSVGSLSVSSSNYSSLSLKSCEKDGEDDINDDFLAHCSPKLVIQQSIDEITPLKESTDLLDISNFTPDKFRQSSLSEMSPPDTPNLSPQIAGSDTKPLGTLKGFQESPQAALNSSEKVKWNCGVLQSEDQADNGFALNNHQFQFHMFNDEDSVSLLEKSPCLSTFNEPSGQISTNSKVSKSKRKSSSSKNVGTNQSSSQKATRKKSPKTNKGADKPQGKNSRQAPKSARKGKNAAGVNGEKAPAVGGRAVNQLSNTATATKGLAESAQHCSPAGVKLGKHNGLSGEWALGKEGGAGWSETSLGNATSLLDDDQREFEEPSNILSNIASGMADVQRFMMASIEPLWGPVGHNSVPDIFRSPESNSLKLKTLKILAGTSQESKKKANGGLPGAAKNHKSNNKGSSKNGKAATGDPGRPNCSTGYTTDIHAPFFDKNYSNLSTLGNNGPTHKKLYRHKSSSKSLRDENCKIKRTDREQPHKDPPVTAAFEKLRESDSILLKAETTFLGFPVFEEETPFSRKTVDVGFLFFFFFFGWGFFPVGSFSKSALWYVEM, from the exons ATGGATGACCAACAAGAGCAGGATTGTGCCTCAGAAGACCAAGAAACTATCCTGATTAATGGGGTGAAAGAAAATG aatCGCACGCCCTGGACGGCGATGAGAGGCCTTGCACCGCCGCCGAGGCCGCGGTCACGTTCTCAGCCTTGACGACAGCTCAGAAGGAAAACCACGCGTGCCACCGGGCGCTGCCTCCCCTGACTTCAAAGAAGCCCTGCTTGCTGAGCCCCCCGTCGCCGCTGAGGCTCACGGATGTACCCGAGCACGCCTCGGATGACTCCTCCGCCCACGCCATCTCCCTCACGTCCTGCGTGACGAAGGGCATGAGCTCCTGGTCGCTGCCGGGTGACTGCGAGAAGGCTCCTTTCACCATGATGGAGCCCGGAGGCATGTCGGCACTGACGGGCGACTGCTTGATGCAGCCGAGCCGGACCTGTCTGGGCTGCTTTATTGAATCAAAGGACGGCATTGATGCAGAGCCGGGAATAAGCTTGAAAGTGGGGGATATAAATAGGGATTATGACACCTGTTCAGTCTCTGATATAGGGATTCACTGCATGAGCACAGGAGAAACCATGAGATACGGGGATCAACTGCTTTCAGACCAGCTTTTAAGCTTCCCTATGCATAAATCGAGGGCAGCGGACaaaagagatgcagaaaaatCTGACAGTGATTCAGAGGACCCCACTCAGAAAAATTATTACGAGGGATTACTATTAGACAAATGCAATG ACGTGGATAATTACATGTTTGATGACGACGATTCCACCTTGGGAAGCGATGTCTGCTCCCTAAAGATTAGATACGAATCTTTCCAGGACAACGTGCGGGAGAAGACCACCACCCTACAAGAGGACGCCCAGTTCAACTTCTTCCCCAGCGTGTTCGGCAACTGCACCAAAAGGGACAGCAGGAGCACCCTGAAAAGGGGGCCCAGCGGTGCCACCGACCCTTCTCAATTCAAATCTGAGGAAGGCATCatctggggggaggaggaagaggatggcgAGGAAGAGGacggcgaggaggaggagaaagctgCCTTAAATAAATCTTGCAACAGCACGGAGATGGTGCAGTACGTGGGCTCCAAGAGGAGCCACTTCTTGGACTCGGTGAATTCCACGGAGGACTCCGGGGAGTTCAGCGATGACAGCACTTGCACAGAGTCCTCCTACGACGTGCTGCGGGATATCAAGGACTGCAGCCGGTACCTGTCCCGGGACCACTCTGGCTCTTTCATTCAGCAGAACTACGGGTTGCGGGCGAAGAGGAAAGTGCGATACAGCGACGACTACCTGTACGATGTGGACTCCATCGAGAACGAGAAGATCCTGGACAAGAAGGAGTGGCTCCCGGATGGGCCCAAGGAGGAGGACGATGACGAGTGGTGCCCCAAGAAACGGCGAAAAGTCTCTCGCAAGGAGCCCCCCGTTATCATCAAGTACATCATCATTAACAGGTTTAAAGGGGAGAAACATATGCTGGTGAAGCTCAGCAAAGTGGATGCCAACGAGACAACTGTTACCCTAAACGAGGAGCTGCTCAGCAAATACGAGAAGCTGGCCCCACTGAAGGGCTTCTGGCaagagaggcagcagagccGGCTGGATTTGCTCAGATCGTCTCTCTACCACAAGCAGAATTTCTATCTTAACGGCTCAGATGCTTCATTCCTCCCTCACCCACGGAAGCGAAAATGCAAGCTAGCAAACAGGCACCGGATTCAAAGAATTAAAGCCATCGAGCAATCAGTGAACAAGCTGGGCTCTTGCTCCTCTGATCACAAGCAGCCTTGCAGCAGTAAAGAGGACGCGGGCCTGAAAGGGCTGCCGGCGTTAGCCATCGCCACCCCCAGCTGTGCCAACGGATTACACGTAAACGACATCACGGGCATCGCCGCCGTGAAATGCAAATCGCAGGAACGGGAGCACAAGGGGACGGAGAGGAAAGTGCTCCGCAGAATCAAATTCAAAAGTGAAGCCAGGTTGAAGTGCAAGAAGATCAAAGCTGCTACCAGTACAGCGGAGGGCTCCCCGGCGCTGGAAAACCAGGACTCTGCAGCGCGTCTGAAGGACGAAAACGTTCCTTGTGCTTCAGACAGCTCCCATCTCCCGGAGTGCCACGAGGATAAGGTTGCTAAAAATTCTCCTTTCCTACCATCCACCTCCTCTTCAGACAAGCCTCTGCCATCTGCTAATATCACCACCAATGTACCCCTGATCCCTGGAGGGTATCTGCAGACGTTGTTAGATGCTTCTGATTTGTCGAGCAACACCGGTATCTCATACTTCGCCCAGCATCCCtccgagcagcagcagcacccgctCCCCAGCATCGTCCCGGCAGAAAAGCCCTTCCCGGCTCTGCAGCCGGCACAGAGCTGCGTGCTCTCCCCGCCCTCCGAGTCGGAGCTGCAGCAGTCGCCCGGCCACTTGGAgatggagcagagcagcttcGGTAGCATGTGGCCGGCCAGCAAGGCTGCCGGCAGCAACCGCCAGGACTTCCCCGGCGACATGCGGGAGGCGGCCGGGCTGCCGAGCGAGtttggcggcggcggcggcagtGCCACGGGTGCAGACGGCCTCCCCGCCTCTGGATACACTCAAGTCAATCTGAATAGCAGCAAATTGCTAtaccaaaaaaattacatgcCAGATAGCCAACAAGTGCAGTCTGATGATTCTTATCAGTCATGTCATTTTAATAATGGAGAGGGGCGCTTTCATTTCCAACGAGGTACACTAAGTACAGATGATGGCAGGCTCATTAGTTTTGATTCAGTGGGTTCATTGTCAGTTAGTTCTAGCAATTACAGTTCTTTAAGTTTAAAGTCTTGTGAAAAGGACGGCGAGGATGATATTAATGACGATTTCTTGGCCCACTGCAGTCCCAAGCTAGTGATCCAGCAGAGCATAGATGAAATCACCCCTTTGAAGGAGTCCACGGACCTTTTAGACATTTCCAACTTCACGCCTGATAAGTTCCGCCAGTCGTCGCTTTCGGAGATGTCCCCTCCGGACACTCCCAACCTGTCCCCGCAGATAGCTGGCTCCGACACCAAGCCCCTGGGCACCCTGAAGGGCTTTCAGGAGAGCCCCCAGGCCGCCCTCAACAGCTCTGAGAAGGTCAAGTGGAACTGCGGGGTCCTGCAGAGCGAGGATCAGGCAGATAATGGGTTTGCTTTAAATAATCACCAGTTCCAGTTCCATATGTTCAACGATGAAGATTCTGTCAGCCTTCTCGAAAAGAGTCCATGCTTGTCAACATTTAATGAGCCATCTGGTCAAATTAGCACCAATAGCAAAGTGTCAAAATCGAAGAGGAAAAGTTCATCCAGCAAGAATGTGGGTACAAACCAAAGCTCTTCCCAGAAAGCCACCCGGAAAAAATcacccaaaaccaacaaaggAGCCGATAAGCCGCAAGGGAAGAACTCCAGGCAGGCGCCCAAATCtgccaggaaagggaaaaacgCGGCGGGAGTCAACGGCGAGAAGGCTCCGGCCGTTGGCGGCAGGGCGGTCAACCAGCTGAGCAACACGGCCACCGCCACCAAGGGCCTCGCCGAGAGCGCTCAGCATTGCAGCCCCGCCGGGGTGAAGCTGGGCAAGCACAACGGGCTCTCCGGAGAGTGGGCGCTGGGAAAAGAGGGGGGCGCGGGCTGGTCGGAAACCAGCCTGGGCAACGCCACCAGCCTCTTGGATGACGATCAGAGGGAGTTTGAGGAACCTTCCAACATCCTGTCCAACATCGCGTCAGGAATGGCGGACGTCCAGAGGTTTATGATGGCCTCCATCGAGCCCTTGTGGGGGCCTGTTGGCCACAACAGCGTTCCAGACATCTTCCGGTCACCAGAGTCCAACAGCCTGAAACTGAAAACTCTTAAAATTTTGGCAGGGACGTCCCAAGAGTCGAAGAAGAAGGCGAACGGCGGCTTGCCGGGGGCGGCGAAGAACCACAAGTCGAACAACAAGGGCTCAAGCAAAAACGGCAAAGCCGCAACCGGCGACCCCGGTCGCCCCAACTGCTCAACCGGGTACACCACGGACATTCACGCTCCCTTTTTTGATAAAAACTATAGTAACCTGAGCACTTTAGGCAATAACGGACCTACCCATAAAAAACTCTACCGTCATAAATCCAGTTCGAAATCGCTGAGGGATGagaactgtaaaataaagcGAACGGACCGCGAACAGCCCCACAAGGACCCCCCCGTGACAGCTGCTTTTGAGAAACTGAG ggaaTCAGACTCCATTCTTCTTAAagcagaaacaacatttttggGTTTTCCTGTATTTGAAGAAGAGACTCCCTTTTCTAGAAAGACGGTTGAtg